The following is a genomic window from Euzebya rosea.
ATGACGGCCCAGCCGATCCCGGCGATCACGAGCCACCACCGCGAAGGTACGCCGCCACGGTCACCGTGGACAGGAAGCCGAGCAGCCCCACCACCATCGGCAGCTCGAGGTGCTCGCCGGACTGGCGACCAGCCGCATCGACGGCCACCAGGGCCACGACCACGAGCAGGAGCATGTCCAGCCCGATGACACGGTCGGCGACGTCGCCGTCGCGCAGGACGCGAAGGGCCGACAGCACCGCGGCCAGGGCCAGCATGCCGATCACGATCGTGCTCATGTCAACGCCTCCTCGGGCGAGTCGTCGTACTCCTCGCCGGCGGGTTCGGTTCCCGGCGGCAGCGGCTGCACCCGTCCGTCGTCCACGCCGAACGCTTCCTGCAGGCGGCGTTCGATCCGGTGCACCGAGGCAGCCGTGTCCTCCACGGTCCCGTCGAGGACGTGCAGGCGGAGCACCGTCGGCCGGCCCGGACGGCGTTCCAGCCCGACTGCGATCGTCCCGGGCGTCAACGTGACCGCAAGGGCGATCGCGGCGTCGA
Proteins encoded in this region:
- a CDS encoding monovalent cation/H+ antiporter complex subunit F, with translation MSTIVIGMLALAAVLSALRVLRDGDVADRVIGLDMLLLVVVALVAVDAAGRQSGEHLELPMVVGLLGFLSTVTVAAYLRGGGS